A stretch of the Hydra vulgaris chromosome 09, alternate assembly HydraT2T_AEP genome encodes the following:
- the LOC136085410 gene encoding uncharacterized protein LOC136085410, which translates to MKVDVLIGADFYWSFVEDSVIRGHRDDHPIALTSVLGYLLSGPINIDKTISNNESCCCVYTTYVMLVNSSHSKSLVKNSMASIWGIGEFDNSNFEIIDNFRHTIKYNEAQKQYSVGLSFKENHLPICDNYNLTINRFKNLQKRLSKDKALLQSYNDIIKDQLLQCIIEPVLDEAKDHRQIHYLPHRPVLRDDKFTSKVRIAFDASSAADGPSLNECLYARPSLTTSLYGVLLRFRSQKIAFIADIEKAFLQISLSPLDCDYVRFLWFKDLNDINTSNIYTKEIISYRLCRVLFGVTSSPFLLSATLIKHAERCIDSAQILLTNS; encoded by the coding sequence ATGAAGGTAGATGTTCTAATTGGAGCTGACTTTTATTGGTCATTTGTTGAAGACAGTGTCATTAGAGGACATCGAGATGATCATCCAATTGCATTAACATCTGTGCTGGGTTACTTACTCAGTGGTCCTATTAACATTGATAAGACAATCAGCAATAATGAATCATGTTGTTGTGTCTACACTACTTATGTTATGTTGGTAAATTCATCACATTCAAAATCATTAGTAAAAAACTCCATGGCATCAATCTGGGGCATAGGGGAATTTGACAATTCCAACTTTGAAATCATTGACAATTTTCGACACACTATTAAATACAACGAGGCCCAAAAGCAATATAGTGTCGGACTGTCATTTAAAGAAAACCACCTTCCAATTTGTGACAACTACAATTTAACCATTAATCGatttaaaaacttgcaaaaaagaCTAAGCAAAGACAAGGCACTTCTCCAATCATACAATGACATTATAAAAGATCAACTTTTACAATGTATTATCGAACCAGTACTTGATGAAGCTAAAGATCATAGACAGATACATTACTTACCTCATCGACCTGTTTTGAGAGATGACAAATTTACTAGTAAGGTGAGAATCGCCTTTGACGCCAGCAGTGCAGCAGATGGCCCATCATTAAATGAATGTCTTTATGCAAGACCTTCATTGACAACATCCCTCTATGGTGTTTTATTACGTTTTCGTTCACAAAAGATTGCTTTTATAGCAGATATAGAAAAagcttttttacaaatatcgTTATCCCCCTTGGATTGTGATTACGTTCGTTTTCTATGGTTTAAAGATCTTAATGACATTAATACAAGCAACATTTATACGAAAGAAATTATTTCCTACAGACTATGTAGAGTATTATTCGGAGTTACATCATCTCCATTCCTTTTATCTGCAACATTAATAAAACATGCAGAACGGTGCATAGACAGTGCTCAAATTTTGCTGACAAACTCATAA